A DNA window from Pyrus communis chromosome 3, drPyrComm1.1, whole genome shotgun sequence contains the following coding sequences:
- the LOC137727492 gene encoding BAHD acyltransferase At5g47980-like, producing the protein MPSEMKVEVLHKETIKPFLHASTRSCGAQTAKMLAYFLLIIYFFHPGRMFKPTIGSKDVTAPKANNFWPLANGWGTLLCNSGVEQKMASDIKVEILHKETIKPSSPTSHHLKTCSLSGYDQLTPEIYVPLILFYPNGGDEASIDHHALFADRFGLLKRSLSEALTHFYPFAGEFVFNVSISCSDHGAGLIEAQVNCPISKILDKPDFQILGQLIPTSIDSKQAETGHLLLVQVSSFKCGGLAIGMSISHKVADASTLSAFIKSWAAMALGSAGATDHAVPSPEFGIAATLFPPQDILNSQQGTMEFPPDKGIGKRFVFDASKIAALKSKAASATVPNPTRVEVVSALIWKCAMEASRSNLSFTKPSVWSQVVNMRKRSGKTLVENILGNFLWYFAAMSTESEVDLEILVAKFRKGIEEYKEKYPNSVGCEDALQSVKEHGNILINDSIVTYSCSSWCRFPFYETNFGWGQPSWVSIPSSEFKNTIILMDTSDGFGVEALLTFTEEDMAIIERHEDLLAYASVNPPVI; encoded by the exons ATGCCTTCAGAAATGAAGGTTGAAGTCCTCCACAAAGAAACAATTAAACCATTTCTTCACGCGTCCACGCGCAGCTGCGGGGCTCAGACTGCCAAGATGCTGGCCTATTTCTtgcttattatttatttttttcatcctGGACGTATGTTTAAGCCTACCATCGGAAGCAAAGATGTTACGGCGCCTAAGGCCAATAACTTTTGGCCATTGGCCAATGGTTGGG GAACTCTGTTATGCAACTCAGGTGTAGAGCAAAAGATGGCTTCAGACATCAAGGTTGAAATCCTCCACAAGGAAACAATTAAGCCTTCCTCTCCAACTTCTCACCACCTTAAAACTTGCAGCCTCTCTGGTTATGATCAGCTTACTCCTGAAATTTATGTCCCACTAATTCTCTTCTATCCCAACGGCGGTGATGAGGCCAGTATTGATCACCATGCTTTGTTTGCTGATAGATTCGGCCTTCTAAAAAGATCGTTATCTGAAGCCCTCACTCACTTCTACCCCTTTGCAGGAGAGTTCGTATTTAATGTTTCGATCAGCTGCAGTGACCATGGAGCTGGATTGATTGAAGCCCAAGTCAACTGTCCCATATCGAAGATTTTGGACAAACCTGATTTCCAGATCTTAGGACAGTTGATTCCAACTTCAATAGATTCCAAACAAGCAGAGACAGGCCATCTTCTGCTAGTGCAGGTCAGCTCATTTAAATGTGGTGGATTGGCAATTGGGATGAGTATTTCACATAAGGTCGCTGATGCTTCTACACTCAGCGCATTCATCAAAAGCTGGGCCGCAATGGCCCTTGGCTCGGCAGGTGCTACTGACCATGCAGTGCCTTCTCCAGAATTTGGCATTGCAGCTACTCTCTTCCCACCGCAAGATATCTTAAATTCGCAGCAAGGAACCATGGAATTTCCTCCAGATAAGGGTATAGGAAAAAGATTTGTGTTTGATGCCTCAAAGATTGCTGCCCTCAAGTCCAAAGCTGCCAGTGCCACCGTGCCAAATCCTACGCGAGTTGAAGTTGTTTCAGCGCTCATTTGGAAATGCGCAATGGAAGCTTCAAGATCAAACTTGAGTTTTACAAAACCATCTGTGTGGTCTCAAGTGGTGAACATGAGAAAAAGATCAGGGAAAACCTTGGTGGAAAACATATTGGGGAACTTTTTGTGGTACTTTGCAGCAATGAGTACGGAGAGTGAGGTGGATCTGGAAATCTTGGTTGCAAAATTCAGGAAAGGCATCGAGGAATATAAAGAAAAGTATCCTAACAGTGTTGGTTGTGAGGATGCACTTCAAAGTGTCAAAGAGCACGGGAATATCCTGATAAATGACAGTATAGTGACCTATAGTTGTAGCAGTTGGTGCAGGTTTCCCTtctatgaaacaaattttggatgGGGGCAGCCGTCATGGGTGAGTATTCCTAGTAGTGAATTCAAGAATACGATTATATTGATGGACACAAGTGATGGTTTTGGCGTGGAAGCGTTGTTGACTTTCACAGAAGAAGACATGGCCATAATTGAAAGACATGAAGACCTGCTTGCATATGCTTCTGTGAATCCGCCTGTCATTTAA